One Monomorium pharaonis isolate MP-MQ-018 chromosome 4, ASM1337386v2, whole genome shotgun sequence DNA segment encodes these proteins:
- the LOC118645200 gene encoding protein ALP1-like: protein MQREIAGDLGEVTPATMSKNEGDSTNGVYTTQYANNLKIAITRAIKKRRIAIATAVTLELQRIQKKRKYKKKQYWVAPYLKDCQKHSFFHVSISKLTLEDGIRYYNYFRMSATQLEGLLLLVGAQLQKMNVVRECIGPKERLALTLRYLASGDSMISMSYQYLVGVSTANNIIGETCKAIWDILHPLVLPRALTETAWLNIAQNFKDKTNCAHCFGAIDGKHVTIQCPNNAGSTYFNYKQSHSIVLLCICDTNYIIRFVDIGAYGRRSDGGIFGDSIIGRNFDSQRMNVPKPAAVEDGRTLPFILVGDETFPLKPYLLRPYPGKNGLTPQQDIFNYRLSRARRMVENTFGILASQWRVYRKPIIALPQTATSIVQATMCLHNWLRKEDIGRNIYVPLNMIDKENNGG, encoded by the exons ATGCAGCGAGAAATCGCTGGCGACTTGGGAGAAGTGACGCCAGCGACAA TGAGTAAAAATGAAGGTGACAGTACAAACGGGGTGTATACCACTCAGTatgcaaataatttgaaaatagcaATAACAAGAGCCATCAAGAAGCGACGGATAGCGATTGCAACTGCTGTAACGTTGGAGTTGCAAAGAATACAAAAGAAACGAAAGTACAAAAAGAAACAGTATTGGGTAGCTCCATACTTAAAAGACTGTCAGAAGCATAGCTTCTTTCATGTGTCCATCTCTAAACTGACGTTGGAAGATGGCATACgttattataactattttcGAATGTCGGCAACGCAGTTAGAAGGACTGTTGTTATTAGTTGGAGCacaattgcaaaaaatgaATGTTGTTCGAGAGTGTATAGGACCTAAAGAACGCTTGGCGTTAACATTAAG ATATCTTGCATCTGGTGATTCGATGATCTCAATGTCATACCAATATCTCGTAGGAGTTAGCACAGCAAACAACATAATTGGAGAGACGTGCAAAGCGATTTGGGATATCTTACATCCACTAGTTTTACCACGTGCATTAACTGAAACAGCGTGGTTAAATATTGCGCAGAATTTCAAGGATAAAACAAATTGTGCCCACTGCTTTGGCGCCATTGATGGCAAACATGTGACCATACag TGTCCCAATAATGCCGGTTCCACCTATTTCAATTACAAACAATCGCACAGCATTGTTCTATTGTGTATTTgtgatacaaattatattatccgATTTGTGGACATCGGAGCATACGGCCGACGAAGTGATGGCGGAATTTTTGGAGACAGTATTATAGGGAGAAATTTTGACTCTCAACGCATGAACGTGCCGAAGCCAGCAGCTGTTGAAGATGGACGAACTCTACCATTCATTCTTGTGGGAGACGAGACTTTCCCCTTAAAACCATATCTGCTTAGACCCTACCCAGGCAAAAATGGATTGACTCCGCAGCAGGACATTTTTAACTATCGGTTAAGTCGTGCAAGAAGAATGGTCGAGAATACATTTGGTATTTTAGCGAGTCAATGGCGAGTGTATCGTAAACCGATTATTGCTCTGCCACAAACTGCTACATCAATCGTGCAAGCAACAATGTGTTTGCATAACTGGCTCCGAAAAGAAGACATcggaagaaatatttatgtccCTCTAAATATGATCGACAAAGAGAATAATGGAGGATAG